A single region of the Equus przewalskii isolate Varuska chromosome 26, EquPr2, whole genome shotgun sequence genome encodes:
- the IER5L gene encoding immediate early response gene 5-like protein, which produces MECALDAQSLISISLRKIHSSRTQRGGIKLHKNLLVSYVLRNARQLYLSERYAELYRRQQQQQQQQQQPPHHQHQHLAYAAPGMPASAADFGPLQLGGSGDAEAREPAARHQLHQLHQLHQLHLQQQLHQHQHPAPRGCAAAAAGAPAGGAGALSELPGCAALQPPHGAPHRGQPLEPLQPGPVPLPPPAPSALCPRDPRASAACSAPSAPPGAAPQAAAAASPPASPAPASSPGFYRGAYPTPSDFGVHCSSQTTVLDLDTHVVTTVENGYLHQDCCASAHCPCCGQGAPGPGLASAAGCKRKYYPGQEEDDDDDEDAGDLGAEPPGGAPFAPCKRARFEDFCPDSSPDASNISNLISIFGSGFSGLVSRQPDSSEQPPPLNGQLCAKQALASLGAWTRAIVAF; this is translated from the coding sequence ATGGAGTGCGCCCTGGACGCCCAGAGCCTGATCAGCATCTCCCTGCGCAAGATCCACAGCTCCCGGACCCAGCGCGGCGGCATCAAGCTGCACAAGAACCTCCTGGTGTCCTACGTGCTCCGCAACGCGCGCCAGCTCTACCTGAGCGAGCGCTACGCCGAGCTCTACCggcgccagcagcagcagcagcagcaacagcagcagccgccccaccaccagcaccagcacctcGCGTACGCGGCGCCGGGCATGCCGGCCAGCGCGGCCGACTTCGGCCCGCTGCAACTTGGCGGCAGCGGGGACGCGGAGGCGCGCGAGCCGGCAGCCCGGCACCAGCTGCACCAGCTCCACCAGCTCCACCAGCTGCACCTCCAGCAGCAgctgcaccagcaccagcacccGGCACCCAGGGGCTGCGCGGCAGCGGCGGCCGGGGCGCCcgcgggcggcgcgggggcgCTCTCGGAGCTGCCCGGGTGCGCCGCGCTCCAGCCGCCGCACGGCGCGCCCCACCGCGGGCAGCCCTTGGAGCCGCTGCAGCCGGGTCCTgtgccgctgccgccgccggcGCCCTCCGCTCTCTGCCCGCGGGACCCTCGCGCCTCTGCCGCCTGCTCCGCGCCCTCCGCGCCCCCAGGGGCCGCCCCTCAGGCCGCTGCCGCCGCCTCCCCGCCCGCCTCCCCggcccccgcctcctcccccgGCTTCTACCGGGGCGCGTACCCGACCCCCTCGGACTTCGGCGTGCACTGCAGCAGCCAGACCACTGTGCTGGACCTGGACACTCACGTGGTGACCACGGTGGAAAACGGCTACTTGCACCAGGACTGCTGCGCCTCCGCCCACTGTCCCTGCTGTGGCCAGGGCGCCCCGGGTCCAGGCCTGGCGTCCGCCGCCGGCTGCAAGCGCAAGTACTACCCTGGCCAGGAAGaggacgacgacgacgacgaggACGCGGGCGACCTGGGGGCCGAGCCCCCCGGGGGCGCCCCGTTCGCCCCCTGCAAGCGCGCCCGCTTCGAGGACTTCTGCCCGGACTCGTCCCCGGACGCGTCCAACATCTCAAACTTGATCTCCATCTTTGGCTCGGGCTTCTCTGGGCTGGTGAGCCGACAGCCGGACTCCTCGGAGCAGCCGCCGCCGCTCAACGGGCAGCTGTGCGCCAAGCAGGCGCTCGCCAGCCTCGGCGCCTGGACTCGAGCCATTGTCGCCTTCTAG